One Nocardia sp. BMG111209 DNA segment encodes these proteins:
- a CDS encoding SRPBCC family protein, protein MSTITASTEVKVPLRTAYNQWTQFESFPAFMEGVERIDQLDPTHTHWTVKIGPIEREFDATITEQHPDERVAWHSDNGPKHAGVVTFHRIDDNTTRVITQMDIDPEGFTENVGDKLGMLGHRVKGDLRRFKEYIEDQPHETGAWRGDVQHP, encoded by the coding sequence ATGAGCACCATCACCGCCTCGACCGAGGTGAAGGTCCCGCTGCGTACCGCCTACAACCAGTGGACCCAGTTCGAATCCTTTCCCGCGTTCATGGAGGGTGTCGAGCGTATCGACCAACTGGACCCCACCCATACGCACTGGACGGTGAAGATCGGCCCGATCGAACGTGAGTTCGACGCCACCATCACCGAACAGCACCCCGATGAACGGGTCGCCTGGCATTCCGACAACGGCCCCAAGCACGCCGGCGTGGTGACCTTCCACCGCATCGACGACAACACCACGCGGGTGATCACCCAGATGGATATCGACCCCGAGGGCTTCACCGAGAACGTCGGCGACAAGCTCGGCATGCTCGGCCACCGGGTCAAGGGCGACCTGCGCCGCTTCAAGGAGTACATCGAGGACCAGCCCCACGAGACCGGAGCCTGGCGCGGAGACGTCCAGCACCCCTGA
- a CDS encoding alpha-ketoacid dehydrogenase subunit beta, which translates to MTYREALRETLREEMRRDEDVFLIGEEIGVFEGSYKITAGLLAEFGEKRVRDTPIAEEGFVGAAIGAAMLGLRPVVEIMTINFSLLALDQIVNHAAKIYGMFGGQTNVPMVIRTPGGGGQQLGATHSQNIELYYAFVPGLKVVAPSTPADARALLKAAIADDDPVLFLENLSLYNIKGEVPAELPAAEIGKAAITRPGTDITLIGYSRMATVCAQVAERLAAEGISAEVIDLRSLRPLDRDTLVASVRKTGCAVVGEDDWLTYGIGAEVAASISDGAFDHLDAPVRRVAMAEVPLPYAKPLEQLALPSADSLYTVARETLAAVGRRR; encoded by the coding sequence ATGACCTATCGCGAAGCGCTGCGCGAGACCCTCCGCGAGGAGATGCGGCGCGACGAGGACGTCTTCCTGATCGGGGAGGAGATCGGCGTCTTCGAAGGGTCCTACAAGATCACCGCCGGCCTGCTGGCCGAATTCGGCGAGAAGCGGGTGCGCGACACTCCGATCGCCGAGGAGGGTTTCGTCGGCGCCGCCATCGGCGCGGCCATGCTCGGCCTGCGGCCGGTCGTGGAGATCATGACGATCAACTTCTCGCTGCTGGCGCTGGACCAGATCGTCAACCACGCCGCCAAGATCTACGGCATGTTCGGCGGTCAGACCAACGTGCCGATGGTGATCCGCACCCCCGGCGGCGGCGGACAGCAACTCGGCGCGACACATTCGCAGAACATCGAGCTGTACTACGCGTTCGTGCCCGGCCTGAAGGTGGTCGCGCCGAGCACCCCCGCCGATGCCCGCGCACTGCTGAAAGCCGCGATCGCCGACGACGATCCGGTGCTGTTCCTGGAGAACCTGTCGCTCTACAACATCAAGGGCGAGGTACCCGCGGAGCTGCCGGCCGCCGAGATCGGCAAGGCCGCGATCACCCGGCCCGGCACCGACATCACCTTGATCGGCTATTCCCGGATGGCCACCGTCTGCGCTCAGGTCGCCGAACGGCTTGCCGCCGAAGGTATTTCCGCCGAGGTGATCGACCTGCGCAGCCTGCGCCCGCTGGATCGCGACACCCTGGTGGCCTCGGTCCGCAAGACCGGATGCGCGGTGGTCGGCGAGGACGACTGGCTCACCTACGGCATCGGTGCGGAGGTGGCGGCCTCGATCTCCGACGGCGCCTTCGACCATCTCGACGCCCCGGTCCGGCGGGTCGCGATGGCCGAGGTCCCGCTGCCCTATGCCAAGCCGCTCGAGCAACTCGCGTTGCCGTCGGCCGATTCCCTGTACACCGTCGCGCGGGAAACCCTCGCGGCCGTGGGCCGTCGTCGCTGA
- a CDS encoding dihydrolipoamide acetyltransferase family protein, with product MSDIVMPRLSDTMEEGVVVSWLKQTGDRVRRGEVLAEIETDKALMELEAYDDGVLERIIAEAGARVPIGTTIALLGDGTGSAGESGAAASGYAPESDSGAITSVASTTAGDGASGAAGSADGRRPKSSPLARRIAAERGIDLTTVSGTGPGGRITRRDVENATNSAGNVTPATTSVADGDSNPGAGAAAVPAPVPAAGDYDEIPLTTIQRVSAGRLTESKQQAPHIYLTSAIDVTDLLEFRVEINRTLEAASAGKVSVNDLLVKAVATTLRLDPAVNVSFAGDKLLQHKGIHLGIAVATPAGLLVPVVRDADRKSVSEIARESRDKAERARDRKLRADEMSGGTFTLSNLGMFGVEQFTAVINPPESAILAVGGATDELRLDGGTVVARKILRVTLSADHRAIDGAVAARFLQQLKSLLENPLRIVA from the coding sequence ATGTCCGACATCGTCATGCCCCGGCTCTCCGACACCATGGAGGAGGGCGTCGTCGTCAGCTGGCTGAAGCAGACCGGCGACCGGGTCCGCCGCGGCGAGGTGCTCGCCGAGATCGAAACCGACAAGGCCCTCATGGAATTGGAGGCCTACGACGACGGCGTGCTGGAGCGGATCATCGCCGAGGCAGGAGCTCGGGTGCCGATCGGCACCACCATCGCCCTGCTCGGGGACGGGACGGGGTCGGCCGGGGAATCCGGTGCAGCTGCTTCCGGATATGCACCCGAATCCGACAGTGGCGCAATCACTTCCGTTGCTTCCACCACGGCCGGTGACGGCGCATCCGGCGCTGCCGGTTCCGCCGACGGCCGCCGTCCCAAGTCCTCGCCGCTGGCCCGCAGGATCGCCGCCGAGCGCGGGATCGACCTGACCACGGTCTCCGGCACCGGTCCCGGTGGGCGCATCACCCGGCGTGATGTCGAGAACGCCACTAATTCTGCCGGAAACGTGACGCCCGCAACCACTTCCGTTGCGGACGGCGACTCGAACCCCGGGGCGGGGGCAGCCGCCGTCCCCGCCCCGGTCCCTGCGGCCGGCGACTACGACGAGATCCCGCTCACCACGATCCAGCGGGTGTCGGCGGGGCGGCTCACCGAGAGTAAGCAGCAGGCCCCGCACATCTACCTGACCAGCGCGATCGACGTGACCGATCTGCTGGAATTCCGGGTGGAGATCAACCGGACCCTGGAGGCCGCGAGCGCGGGCAAGGTCAGTGTCAACGATCTGCTGGTGAAGGCGGTCGCGACCACACTGCGGCTGGACCCGGCCGTGAACGTATCCTTCGCGGGCGACAAGCTGTTGCAGCACAAGGGTATTCATCTCGGCATCGCGGTGGCGACCCCGGCGGGCCTGCTGGTTCCGGTGGTCCGTGACGCGGATCGCAAATCCGTGTCGGAGATCGCGCGGGAATCCCGCGACAAGGCCGAGCGGGCCCGCGATCGCAAGCTGCGCGCCGACGAGATGTCCGGCGGCACCTTCACCCTCTCCAATCTGGGCATGTTCGGTGTGGAGCAGTTCACCGCGGTGATCAATCCACCCGAGTCGGCGATCCTCGCCGTCGGCGGCGCCACCGATGAACTGCGCCTGGACGGCGGCACGGTGGTGGCCCGCAAGATCCTGCGCGTCACTCTCTCCGCGGACCATCGCGCGATCGACGGCGCGGTCGCGGCCCGCTTCCTCCAGCAACTGAAGTCCCTGCTGGAGAACCCGTTACGCATCGTGGCGTAA
- a CDS encoding type IV toxin-antitoxin system AbiEi family antitoxin, with protein sequence MAQAHGTPLPVDLARFQLRTVRPQDAACVYAHPRPELARLTARGLLHRVANGYYIVVPQAEVGRPWMPGLEAAAAGIGSAIYGADRAVVMGVSAARLLGAIPRALATAVIAVPRQHKPIALTDRLATVRFVRRDTELLDAERVETTLGPALVTTPEQTLLDLARRPGLGNAETDVPAAVTALFRDSDPQRLAELARSQRLGAALRRAEAWAGARP encoded by the coding sequence ATGGCGCAGGCCCACGGGACACCTCTACCGGTCGATTTGGCGCGGTTCCAGCTGCGGACCGTCCGCCCGCAGGATGCCGCCTGTGTGTACGCTCACCCCCGCCCGGAACTCGCACGACTCACGGCCCGCGGCCTCCTGCACCGGGTAGCCAACGGCTACTACATCGTCGTACCGCAGGCCGAGGTGGGCCGCCCGTGGATGCCCGGCCTCGAAGCCGCCGCCGCGGGAATCGGCTCGGCGATCTACGGTGCCGACCGGGCCGTGGTGATGGGTGTCAGCGCGGCTCGCCTACTCGGTGCGATCCCCCGGGCCCTGGCGACCGCCGTGATAGCTGTTCCCCGCCAGCACAAACCGATCGCCCTGACCGATCGGCTCGCCACGGTCCGGTTCGTGCGACGCGACACCGAACTGCTCGACGCCGAACGCGTGGAGACAACGCTCGGCCCGGCGCTGGTGACCACGCCGGAACAGACACTGCTCGACCTCGCCCGGCGACCGGGTCTCGGCAATGCGGAGACCGATGTGCCTGCCGCGGTGACCGCTCTGTTCCGGGACAGTGATCCACAGCGGCTCGCCGAACTGGCGAGATCGCAGCGCCTCGGCGCGGCCCTGCGGCGAGCCGAGGCATGGGCAGGAGCGCGGCCGTGA
- a CDS encoding family 43 glycosylhydrolase, with the protein MTITVGRRSVLAMLAGAPVWVAGRAGAQAPEGGGAQQVPSRYTMTAFRADDDTMLAVYESVDGTWFTPVAEHAYTPSAGVVRDPSVLRHTDGWYYLTYTMAGDATSIGMARSRNRIRWTELAPVPMLVPGRLEGAWAPEWYVDAAGRVGIVVSLTWGHGFTPHLLVALGAGLDVWSPPVPLLGVGPCGAGSLGYIDTELVRFGGQVYAFVKNEDTKLVELAVADHPIGPYCFVAKGDWAGWGGPREGQSVVVLPDGGQRIYLDAYTEGRYLYSDSYDGFRTWSAPAELPGLSGVIRHCTVLAEFD; encoded by the coding sequence GTGACGATCACCGTGGGACGCAGGTCCGTGCTCGCGATGCTGGCCGGGGCGCCGGTGTGGGTGGCGGGCCGGGCGGGGGCGCAGGCGCCGGAAGGTGGTGGTGCGCAGCAGGTTCCGTCGCGGTACACGATGACGGCGTTCCGGGCCGACGACGACACCATGCTCGCGGTGTACGAGTCGGTGGACGGGACCTGGTTCACGCCGGTGGCGGAACATGCGTATACGCCGTCGGCGGGGGTGGTTCGCGATCCGAGCGTGTTGCGGCACACGGACGGGTGGTACTACCTCACCTATACGATGGCCGGCGACGCCACCTCGATCGGTATGGCGCGCAGCCGGAATCGGATCCGGTGGACGGAGTTGGCGCCGGTGCCCATGCTGGTGCCCGGTCGGCTGGAGGGGGCCTGGGCGCCGGAGTGGTATGTCGATGCGGCGGGGCGGGTCGGGATCGTCGTCTCGCTGACCTGGGGGCACGGGTTCACGCCGCATCTGCTGGTGGCGTTGGGGGCGGGACTCGATGTGTGGTCGCCGCCGGTGCCGCTGCTGGGGGTGGGGCCGTGTGGGGCCGGATCGCTGGGCTATATCGATACGGAGCTGGTGCGGTTCGGCGGGCAGGTGTACGCGTTCGTGAAGAACGAGGACACGAAGCTGGTCGAGCTGGCCGTGGCGGACCATCCGATCGGGCCGTATTGCTTTGTGGCGAAAGGGGATTGGGCCGGGTGGGGCGGGCCTCGGGAGGGGCAGTCGGTGGTGGTGCTGCCCGATGGGGGGCAGCGGATCTATCTCGATGCCTATACCGAGGGGCGTTATCTCTACAGCGACAGTTACGACGGGTTCCGGACGTGGTCGGCGCCGGCCGAGCTTCCCGGGCTCTCCGGGGTCATCCGGCACTGTACGGTGCTTGCCGAATTCGATTGA
- a CDS encoding nucleotidyl transferase AbiEii/AbiGii toxin family protein, with product MGRSAAVNLDERDTVATRFGVAPEQVERDHLISHLLAALSDRFADRLQFIGGTALARTHLTNGRLSEDIDLVALGNRTELAAEIDAALPRAIARSHGRLVWEPELTAVRDIESANLRTSSGVFVKIQLLSARDRTVWPAELRMLEQRYSDVPSARLPVPTLPAFAASKTATWHDRRASRDLWDLWALAGIGAIDAEACALFKRYGPTNRPPGAHLFDRPPKQDDWVSQLAGQTRLTVSATTALAVVGSAWARVTDRAVLE from the coding sequence ATGGGCAGGAGCGCGGCCGTGAATCTCGACGAACGAGACACCGTCGCAACACGATTCGGTGTAGCGCCGGAACAGGTGGAGCGCGACCACCTCATCTCTCATCTGCTCGCGGCGCTCTCCGATCGTTTCGCGGATCGACTCCAATTCATCGGTGGCACAGCGCTGGCGCGCACTCACCTCACCAACGGTCGTCTCAGCGAGGACATCGACCTCGTCGCCCTGGGCAACCGCACCGAGTTGGCCGCCGAGATCGATGCCGCGCTCCCGCGCGCGATTGCCCGAAGCCATGGCCGCCTGGTGTGGGAGCCCGAGCTCACTGCTGTTCGCGACATCGAGTCGGCCAATCTCCGTACCAGCAGTGGGGTATTCGTCAAGATCCAGTTGCTGTCCGCCCGGGATCGGACGGTGTGGCCCGCCGAACTGCGCATGCTCGAACAGCGCTACAGCGACGTGCCCTCGGCACGATTGCCGGTCCCCACGTTGCCGGCCTTCGCCGCCTCGAAGACCGCGACATGGCACGATCGGCGCGCGTCGCGCGACTTGTGGGACCTGTGGGCACTCGCCGGGATCGGCGCCATCGACGCGGAGGCTTGCGCGCTGTTCAAGCGATACGGGCCCACGAACCGCCCGCCCGGTGCGCACTTGTTCGACCGGCCACCGAAGCAGGACGACTGGGTATCACAGTTGGCCGGCCAGACCCGTCTGACAGTCTCCGCGACAACGGCACTCGCGGTTGTCGGGAGTGCCTGGGCACGCGTAACGGATCGCGCAGTCCTCGAATAG